The [Actinobacillus] rossii genome contains a region encoding:
- a CDS encoding Protein of uncharacterised function (DUF721): MENIRRYQKAMNIKDLLETSSLADVMKKGLLINEINQQIRHIFPAQFEGLYQIVNINEKSLAINVANAVVRQGFLFRQQELLHLIQQQYPTIETLQFRINPQLGKSK, encoded by the coding sequence ATGGAAAATATACGACGTTATCAAAAAGCAATGAATATCAAAGATCTACTTGAAACATCTAGCCTTGCCGATGTAATGAAAAAAGGCTTATTGATCAATGAAATAAACCAACAAATCAGGCATATTTTCCCTGCGCAATTCGAGGGGCTATATCAAATCGTCAATATTAACGAAAAAAGTTTAGCTATCAATGTTGCAAATGCTGTTGTCCGTCAAGGATTTCTATTTCGCCAACAAGAATTGCTCCATCTCATTCAGCAACAATATCCTACAATCGAAACACTGCAATTTCGCATTAATCCACAACTCGGTAAGAGCAAATAA
- the gor gene encoding glutathione reductase, producing MTKHYDYLAIGGGSGGIASINRAASYGKKCAIIEAKHLGGTCVNVGCVPKKVMFYGAQIAEAIKSYAPDYGFDVTLNQFDFAKLVESRQAYIGRIHTSYNNVLAKNNVDVLNGFAKFVDAKTVEVRYADGSTEQVTADHILIATGGRPSIPNVKGAEYGIDSNGVFALTELPKRVAIVGAGYIAVELAGVFNSLGVESHLFVRQHAPLRNQDPLIVETLLEVLAQDGIQLHTKAIPQEVVKNADGSLTLKLEDGRETNVDCVVWAIGREPATDVINLEATGVATNERGFIKVDKFQNTNVDGIYAVGDIIEDGIELTPVAVAAGRRLSERLFNNKPNEHLDYNLVPTVVFSHPPIGTIGLTEPKAIEMYGAENVKVYKSSFTAMYTAVTQHRQPCRMKLVCVGKEEKVVGLHGIGFGVDEMIQGFAVAIKMGATKADFDNTVAIHPTGSEEFVTMR from the coding sequence ATGACAAAACATTACGATTATTTAGCCATCGGTGGTGGTTCTGGTGGCATTGCGTCTATTAACCGTGCGGCGAGTTATGGTAAAAAATGTGCGATTATTGAAGCGAAACACTTAGGCGGAACTTGCGTGAATGTGGGCTGTGTGCCGAAGAAAGTGATGTTTTATGGCGCGCAAATTGCGGAAGCGATTAAGAGTTATGCGCCTGATTATGGTTTTGATGTCACGCTAAATCAGTTTGATTTTGCGAAATTAGTGGAAAGCCGTCAGGCGTATATTGGTCGCATTCATACTTCTTATAACAATGTATTAGCGAAAAATAACGTTGATGTGTTAAATGGTTTTGCTAAATTTGTGGATGCGAAAACCGTGGAAGTGCGTTATGCGGACGGTTCAACGGAACAAGTGACTGCGGATCATATTTTGATCGCAACCGGCGGTCGTCCGAGTATTCCGAATGTGAAAGGGGCGGAATATGGCATTGATTCAAACGGTGTATTTGCCTTGACTGAATTGCCAAAACGCGTGGCAATTGTTGGCGCAGGTTATATTGCTGTGGAGCTCGCCGGAGTATTTAATAGCCTTGGCGTGGAAAGTCATTTATTTGTGCGCCAACACGCGCCATTGCGTAATCAAGATCCATTAATTGTAGAAACCTTGCTTGAAGTATTAGCGCAAGATGGGATTCAACTGCACACCAAAGCAATTCCACAGGAAGTCGTAAAAAATGCGGACGGTTCTTTAACCTTAAAATTAGAAGATGGACGTGAAACCAACGTAGATTGCGTGGTTTGGGCGATTGGTCGTGAGCCTGCAACAGATGTGATTAACTTGGAAGCAACGGGCGTGGCAACCAACGAGCGCGGTTTTATCAAAGTGGATAAATTCCAAAATACCAATGTGGACGGTATTTATGCAGTAGGCGATATTATTGAAGACGGTATTGAATTAACGCCTGTGGCAGTAGCAGCGGGTCGCCGTTTATCAGAGCGTTTATTTAACAATAAGCCAAACGAGCATTTGGATTACAATCTTGTTCCAACAGTGGTATTCAGCCATCCGCCAATTGGCACCATTGGTTTAACTGAACCGAAAGCCATTGAAATGTATGGAGCAGAAAATGTGAAAGTGTATAAATCCTCTTTCACAGCAATGTACACCGCAGTCACACAACATCGCCAACCTTGCCGTATGAAGTTAGTGTGTGTAGGCAAAGAAGAAAAAGTTGTGGGTTTACATGGTATTGGTTTTGGTGTGGACGAAATGATTCAAGGCTTTGCGGTAGCAATTAAAATGGGGGCAACCAAAGCGGATTTTGATAATACCGTGGCAATTCACCCAACAGGGTCGGAAGAATTTGTGACTATGCGTTAA